The following proteins come from a genomic window of Hydractinia symbiolongicarpus strain clone_291-10 chromosome 2, HSymV2.1, whole genome shotgun sequence:
- the LOC130629773 gene encoding uncharacterized protein LOC130629773, producing MPKRKLRKSNVAATRTRDESGTFAAICGCINHDDWSFSEIFEVKRISSRRFFSKKVIRSMRKKHLPERGNTLCTACYNHFKNRYYDREHSSSDEEEDLSTDDNNIQGVQMETGAADNATTINAARLEKLMDDTTSVLNELDEVSINSINRAKLGTFLNLIASKFVAKNIYADGNTLQGNYKNPDYLASIDSKDYIKNRDSLLLAFICGAANIKFEEQTKNSFLFAIVVTIKMVYFLRNLNLVLPHCFMQNLVQSFTSGSKTVTNMNGKVTPGASYTTYKTWINERGENPIQCPSGDVITFFDNMGKYVIKISK from the exons ATGCCTAAAAGAAAACTCAGAAAGAGCAATGTGGCGGCAACCCGAACAAGAGATGAAAGTGGGACGTTTGCTGCTATTTGTGGATGCATCAATCACGATGATTGGTCATTTTCCGAGATTTTCGAAGTGAAGCGTATTTCGTCACGAAGATTCTTTTCGAAAAAGGTCATTAGATCTATGAGAAAAAAGCATTTACCAGAACGTGGAAATACATTATGCACAGCATGTTATAACCATTTCAAAAACAG ATATTACGACAGAGAACATTCAAGTTCAGATGAGGAAGAAGATTTGAGTACGGATGATAACAATATACAGGGTGTCCAAATGGAAACTGGTGCAGCTGATAATGCTACGACTATTAATGCTGCCAG ATTGGAAAAACTAATGGACGATACAACCTCAGTGCTAAATGAACTCGACGAAGTTTCTATCAATTCGATAAATCGCGCTAAACTTGGAACTTTTCTAAATCTTATTGCTTCGAAATTTGTGGCAAAAAATATTTACGCTGATGGAAACACACTTCAAGGAAACTATAAGAATCCTGATTACCTTGCGTCAATTGATTCAAAAGATTACATAAAGAATCGAGATTCTTTACTGCTTGCATTCATTTGTGGTGCTGCAAACATCAAATTTgaggaacaaacaaaaaacagtttCCTATTTGCTATAGTTGTAACGATTAAAATGGTATATTTCCTAAGAAATCTCAATCTTGTGCTTCCTCATTGTTTTATGCAAAACTTAGTACAAAGTTTTACTTCCGGCTCCAAAACTGTAACAAACATGAATGGCAAGGTAACACCTGGTGCATCTTACACTACCTATAAAACATGGATAAATGAACGTGGTGAGAATCCAATACAGTGTCCTTC
- the LOC130629772 gene encoding putative ubiquitin carboxyl-terminal hydrolase 50, producing the protein MARKSVRDRSARGYCSRSVAICLKRLGFPNKEAFQAVRKLGDICMKASFCIWLARNSISWNQGSCNLVPGSTSVPTPLLPKVTSPQQQQQHQQRKPTVDKSYSHPDPEPPTNSTPAKPTLAGLINKGNTCYANSILQALSVTPALWSQSASESSFVSPLAKSVLLTMSLLSKSTPVVDPSAFLRALQRKMSNARNNPFSINTQQDVPEILPHVLNELTWPSVIANNIITNKVTTTISCNSCLLSSSREESMSILPLPVSNNITGSIKAFLQPEYMSGNDRWMCPQCSSLQDSTRETVFTQCGDILIIQLKRFNCIQGRSVKNNKFVSCLAQGHDTLKVYSHPAEDISFTNQYKLTATINHSGTLAAGHYWAFIRDQGVNTWLKCDDRAVISVKPSDLDNSTVYVLIFAKI; encoded by the coding sequence ATGGCACGTAAATCTGTTCGCGATCGAAGTGCACGTGGATATTGCTCTCGGTCAGTtgcaatttgtttaaaaagattgGGTTTCCCAAACAAAGAAGCTTTTCAAGCCGTCCGGAAATTAGGCGACATTTGTATGAAAGCATCCTTCTGCATTTGGCTAGCCAGGAACTCAATTTCGTGGAACCAAGGCAGCTGCAATCTTGTGCCAGGCTCAACATCTGTGCCTACCCCTCTATTGCCAAAGGTTACAAGCccgcagcaacaacaacagcatcaACAACGAAAACCAACTGTGGATAAAAGTTACTCACACCCGGACCCAGAACCGCCTACCAACAGCACTCCAGCAAAACCAACTCTTGCTGGTCTGATTAATAAAGGGAATACATGCTATGCTAATTCTATCCTGCAAGCATTATCTGTAACTCCTGCACTTTGGTCACAAAGTGCATCGGAGTCCTCTTTTGTTTCCCCCCTGGCCAAGTCCGTCTTGCTGACTATGTCTCTGTTGTCTAAATCCACCCCAGTTGTAGACCCTTCCGCCTTTCTCCGAGCGTTACAACGTAAGATGTCCAATGCTAGGAACAACCCATTCAGTATTAACACACAGCAGGATGTTCCTGAGATTCTACCTCATGTATTAAACGAGTTGACATGGCCATCAGTTATCGCTAACAATATTATTACCAACAAAGTAACTACAACAATATCTTGTAATTCATGCCTCTTGTCTTCCAGTAGGGAGGAAAGTATGTCCATTCTGCCACTCCCTGTTTCAAACAACATAACAGGCTCCATTAAAGCTTTTTTGCAACCAGAATATATGTCTGGAAATGACAGATGGATGTGCCCACAGTGCTCTTCCCTTCAAGACAGTACCCGGGAAACTGTCTTCACCCAGTGTGGAGATATACTGATCATCCAACTGAAAAGGTTTAACTGTATCCAAGGAAGAtctgtgaaaaataataaatttgtttcttgcctCGCCCAAGGTCACGACACCCTAAAAGTTTATTCCCATCCTGCGGAGGATATATCATTCACAAACCAATATAAATTAACCGCCACTATTAATCATTCAGGCACACTGGCGGCTGGTCACTACTGGGCTTTTATAAGAGATCAGGGTGTTAATACATGGTTAAAATGTGATGATAGGGCAGTGATTAGTGTCAAGCCATCTGATCTAGATAACTCCACAGTGTATGTGTTAATTTTTGCCAAAATTTAA